The following proteins are co-located in the Macadamia integrifolia cultivar HAES 741 unplaced genomic scaffold, SCU_Mint_v3 scaffold_190A, whole genome shotgun sequence genome:
- the LOC122071181 gene encoding protein FAR1-RELATED SEQUENCE 5-like: MENVSMNDVSEPIFGMLFNSEHDAYDYYNRFGRAMGFSVRKHFMNKSKKDKMTITSRGFVCSKAGCRLSDKRDMNTVNPRAETRTNCQARMNICLVDDGKYKCCEFVREHNHELHSTTTVHMLRSQRKMLDIHRHEIDLADDSGIMPRSTFELMGRQAGGIENLSCLTQDVRNYLRTKRQRALTYGEAGSLMKYFVTQTRTNPSFTYSFQLDSEEQITNIFWADPKMIIDYAHFGDVISFDTTFRTNKECRPFGLFAGFNHHRGCTVFGAALLYDETAESFEWLFEVFAEAHGGKKPKTIFTDQDKAMARALKEVWPQKWHGLCTWHLMQNGITHLGHMMKDGSKFLTDLKKCIYQYDVEDEFETAWYYLLHEYDVKDNAWLQRIYGLKSQWAKCYMKNTFTIGIRSTQLSESLNSDLKDYLKSTLDVVQFFKYFERVLNQKRGNELKTEFDARNKMPRLANSMSIIQKQVGELYTPIIFQLFQEEYNWMTVCTIIDRSNGMPFINFWVGIFEANYIKRIPECYILKRWTQRARTMVVNDIRGKEVELDVNLDCTQRYKRICPELIQIASEASNTIEGYNLVKDAANELRLKLGNIRINPVDCPDMPISSDFSNDVYNRLRLKHKKKSTRGGRRLKSWVEKQGKKKKSGGPSNNQRLQEHQPPDEDCLMDNTYSSYMSLMCSSCFVSLSSRFLDLDTVLRTQEIELKKKQEEEEKTKEMELSTSEGKEELGSDPELFMVKVTLDALEEIMKEIAADTKKLSGGNLANDGVGIMKLLA; the protein is encoded by the exons ATGGAGAATGTTAGCATGAATGATGTGAGTGAACCTATATTTGGGATGTTATTCAATTCAGAACATGATGCATATGATTACTACAACAGATTTGGACGGGCAATGGGATTTAGTGTTAGGAAACACTTTATGAATAAGAGCAAGAAAGACAAGATGACTATAACATCTAGGGGATTTGTCTGTTCAAAAGCTGGTTGTCGATTGAGTGACAAGCGAGACATGAATACTGTTAACCCCCGAGCTGAGACAAGAACAAATTGCCAGGCACGAATGAACATATGTTTGGTTGATGATGGAAAATACAAATGCTGTGAATTTGTGAGGGAACATAATCATGAGCTTCATAGCACAACAACAGTTCATATGCTGCGTTCACAGAGGAAGATGTTAGACATACATAGGCATGAAATTGATTTGGCAGATGACTCGGGGATCATGCCTAGATCCACATTTGAGTTGATGGGTAGGCAGGCTGGTGGGATAGAAAACCTTAGTTGTTTGACCCAAGATGTTAGGAACTATCTCCGCACTAAAAGACAGCGTGCCTTGACATATGGTGAGGCAGGTAGTTTGATGAAGTACTTTGTTACCCAAACTAGGACCAACCCATCTTTCACATACTCGTTTCAACTGGATAGTGAAGAACAAATAACAAACATATTTTGGGCTGATCCAAAGATGATCATTGACTATGCACATTTTGGAGATGTAATCAGCTTTGACACTACATTTCGCACCAACAAAGAGTGTAGGCCGTTTGGGTTGTTTGCTGGATTCAATCATCATAGAGGGTGCACTGTATTCGGGGCTGCACTTTTATATGATGAGACAGCGGAATCTTTCGAATGGCTGTTTGAGGTATTCGCTGAAGCTCATGGTGGAAAGAAGCCTAAAACTATATTCACGGATCAAGACAAAGCTATGGCTAGAGCATTAAAAGAAGTGTGGCCTCAGAAGTGGCATGGATTGTGTACTTGGCACTTAATGCAGAATGGCATTACACATTTGGGTCATATGATGAAAGATGGCTCCAAGTTTCTTACAGATTTAAAGAAATGCATATACCAATAcgatgtggaagatgaattcGAGACAGCATGGTATTATTTGCTACACGAGTATGATGTTAAGGATAATGCATGGTTGCAACGCATTTATGGTCTTAAAAGTCAATGGGCGAAGTGCTATATGAAAAACACATTCACAATAGGCATTCGAAGTACACAGCTCAGTGAGAGTCTGAACAGTGACTTGAAGGACTATTTGAAGTCAACTTTGGATGTTGtgcaattttttaaatattttgaaagagttcttaacCAGAAGCGTGGTAATGAATTAAAAACTGAATTTGATGCACGAAACAAGATGCCACGACTTGCAAATTCAATGTCAATTATACAGAAACAAGTTGGGGAACTCTACACTCCTATAATTTTTCAGTTATTTCAAGAGGAATATAATTGGATGACTGTTTGCACCATCATAGACCGAAGTAATGGAATGCCCTTCATTAAtttttgggttgggatttttgaAGCAAACT ATATAAAGCGTATTCCTGAATGctatattttgaagagatggACACAGAGAGCAAGAACCATGGTAGTCAATGACATTAGGGGGAAAGAAGTTGAACTAGATGTCAACTTGGATTGTACGCAACGGTATAAGCGTATTTGTCCTGAACTTATTCAAATAGCATCAGAAGCTTCAAATACAATTGAGGGAtacaatttggtgaaagatgcTGCGAATGAATTAAGGCTTAAGCTTGGTAATATTAGAATCAACCCAGTTGATTGCCCTGATATGCCAATATCGTCTGATTTCTCCAATGACGTATACAATAGATTACGTTTGAAGCataaaaagaaaagtacaaGAGGTGGTAGACGGTTAAAGAGTTGGgttgaaaaacaaggaaaaaaaaagaaaagtggagGGCCAAGTAACAATCAACGATTACAAGAACATCAACCACCGGATGAAGATTGCCTGATGGATAACACATATTCCAGTTACATGTCACTTATG TGTTCCtcttgttttgtttcactttctAGTAGATTCCTTGATCTTGACACTGTTCTCAGGACTCAGGAGATCGAGCTG